The nucleotide sequence TAAGAagaagcagtatggaaaattaatgaatatatatttttaaaaacttaatAATGCAACATCATGAATCTCTAAATTGTGTCAGTTAGGTAATTTGAATTGCTAAAATGAACCATTGATGAAATGCACCTGTTTTGTCCACTCAGGCCATTTTCACGAGCTTTTACGAGATATGCGTGTACGACAAATTCCTGCAGTTTGTGGATCACTGCTCAGTCAGTAATGTGAGTTACgtcaaatgttttaaaaattcattaaCTATTTTCTGAGACGTAACTGTGTTATGCCTTTGCAGATTTCCGTCCTACTCCTACCTCAAAAATGTTTTGGCTACTACATCCATGGACGCTCCGTGCATGGCCATGCGGACACAAACATGGAGGAAATGAACATCAATCTAAGGAGAGAGGCGGTATGTCCGATTACAGACCGGTTTAAGCAGTCAATGAGTAAATCTGATACTGTAACTCATTTGAATAAATTTTCTTGTGTAAAGGAGTCACTTTGTGGCCAAAGAGGTCTTCTTCCCAGCACGGACATGCAGACTTTCCAGGTGGCCTTAAACACACGACTACGTTCACAATATGACAGGATACGCGAGTCCTTCACTGGGGTTTGTATCCCTcaccaccaatgttccctctaaactgcgcaattgcgcactactcttgtcttctctgcgcacagcaaatcatatggagcgcacaaaataaaatcccaaattattattattattatttttttaactgtgaggccgacgcgcgaaccactcatccgccgggccgcccattcatagatattaatcattacattttattattactgaatcatttatttgtagtagacatacacctgcttatggcaggtgtgatactggtgtgtgcccatagcgagcaatgaagatgttgctcacactggtactcgatgtgctcagggaggttgtctttctgcccagacaaacaaaaaattagagggaacattgctcaccaCCATGAATAATGTTAAGACAATTGTGTAATAATTTTCCCCCATCATTCATGTCCAGAGACAAAGGCCGACCCGGCTCAGTGACCCGGGTGCAGCTAACCATTGGGAGCAAAGCATCCGAGCCTATAATACCATGAACCACTTCCTGGGATCAATCATAGATCATGTTTGTCCCGCTTTTAAACAGATTGTCGAGATCtgatggttttctttttgttcctctcattgtttttttttttgtcatctcaGGCCCACACTGACATGGATTACTATGTGAAGGACAAACTTGGATTGGAGATTGTTATGGACTTGGAGCTTCTTGAGCCATTTGAAAAGAGCATCTTTTATAATGGTATACCTTTATTGTATAAA is from Stigmatopora argus isolate UIUO_Sarg chromosome 4, RoL_Sarg_1.0, whole genome shotgun sequence and encodes:
- the LOC144073241 gene encoding meckelin-like isoform X3, with amino-acid sequence MAVLFFLEGFGFSKYTLREPWPSSTSSNEEATPSYSLVLRYGLASSLWLGIGLLQAIFTSFYEICVYDKFLQFVDHCSVSNISVLLLPQKCFGYYIHGRSVHGHADTNMEEMNINLRREAESLCGQRGLLPSTDMQTFQVALNTRLRSQYDRIRESFTGRQRPTRLSDPGAANHWEQSIRAYNTMNHFLGSIIDHAHTDMDYYVKDKLGLEIVMDLELLEPFEKSIFYNDRAPSFSDVLFYGHETILLVFDTLFFCVVDLAYQNFVLAGILTFIEQMIFQMICVYFGKKNLVYKTQVDGRFLI